GTCAAAGCAATACGGGGCTGCACAGCCAGTTGTTCAACCAGATGTGTGACCGTTTGACGGACATCTGCTACATTCGCAGCCAGTACATGCCCAATCCATTGCTTACGAATCTCCAGCGCAGAAGTCCCTGTGGTGGTTGTGCTGCATCCCGTCAATCGCCACAGGATGGACTTGGCCTTATAACCACCAGGCCAGACATCCCCATATATGGACCATTCCTGCCCGAGCTGGGTTCGTGTCCAGCCCTGAAGTGCAGCCATCCACGAATCTGTTGCTCCAGCCTGAGTGTATTCCACCGTTTCCGGAACATACACCCCAAATCGCAGGCTGCGCGTAACCAGTCCAGAACTGGCATCCACACGATCACAATCCGAGGAACCCAGATAAATACAGGTAAATGCCCTGCCTTCTTCATCCTCCAGCCTGACCTGATGCAGTCCTTCCATCAGCGCTGCTGACCATGCTTCCACTTGTTCAGCCCCTCCATCTTCGGGGCGTGCATAGGGAGAGATTTTGATGATCCTCCTATACCCCGCCCAAGCAGACTTCGGTACTTCTTCTGCAAAAGCAATTACGGCACAAGGTCCGGCTAATACCTCTCCCGGTGCAGGAATATCCTGTACTCGGCCATTCCATGCCGGGACAAGAGCCTCCAGCTTCTGCTTAATCGTTTGCCTGATGACGTTGCTCACTTGCCCTGTGCTGGCCGTGTTGTTTACCCCACTACTCATAGACACATTCATTTCACCTCCTTCAGCTGCAAGTGTGCGATCTGCCCGCATTGTGCAGCGACAATGCTGCAGCAGCAAATTCCCCCTTTAACTCAGCTCTAAATATACCGGCGCCAAAGCTGGACACCATTCACCGCAACAAAAAGACCGGCCCCTTGTGGCCGATCTGTACATTAGCGTATGTGCTTTCGGTGTGTGTCCTTTGCTATTGATCCGATAATACAATCTTACACCCTTTCATCCCTAGCGCAGATGGTGATTCGTACGACTTCGGTGCGAATAAGGGTGTATCTGGGATGGAAAAAAGACGACTCAGCGCGTCTCATTCCATCAGTACCTTATTTCAGCGTAACCTTCGGATTCAACGTAATCTCAAACGCACGTCCCCAGATGAAATCAGGGTTCGCATATTCCAGGAGTGCACTGCAATACTCCGCATAGTTTGCTTTGCCATTACAGATTTGTTTGATCGCTACGTCCCCTTGGGCAAAGGCTGGTTTTCCTGCCAACGTTGCTGTATGGGTCTGCATCAGATCTCTGAGTAAAGTTTGCAGATGAGCATAATCTTCTTCCGAGTTAAACAACACCATATTCTGATCCGCAAGGGTCGCCACATTGGTATACAGCGCATGCGCTCTGGAATACGTACGAATATCTGCAATCGCTACTGCTTTATAGTAGTAATCTTTCAGGAAACGTTTGAACAACAATGACCCCTGTGCATTCATGGCATCTCGCAACCCGTGGGCATGTGTTTCTGTTGTAATCAGAGCATAACGGGATTGTCCCATACCCACAGCCATACCGATTTTGTTCCCCGGCGTATTCCATGCACTGTAACCCAGAACCCGACCCGTATACGGACTGTTCAGGAGTGCTTCGGCTACATCGACGTTGGCCGGACCTTTTCCTACAAAATCAATCAACACCGAAGGCAGCCCCTTCTCACTATTACTCGTCAATTGCGCCACTGCCGCCTGCACCTGATCCAGCGCTGTAATGGCAATAATCTCAATGTCCACCTGTTTTTTACCCGGTTTGCCTGGATGACGATTCGTCATGCGATCCAGCTCAGACGCCATATCAAACGAAGAAGCTTCAAGGGCAGATGCAGCATTCGTTAATTCATTTCCATTTTCCACATCGGAAGTTGTATCCGTTACCACATCAGATTTTGGATAAGCGGAATCCGCTACAACCACACCACCAACAATATCCACATGACGCACCACATTTTCATGCACATTCATATATTCATAGGCATTGATAATCGTGGAACCATGAGGGCCAAAATATTTCACTGCATAACGCGTCTTCTTCCCACCACGAAGCAGTTGGTTCGCCATACGTGCCACCAGAGCGTGACCCAGGCCATCCGCATCTGGAAGGATGATCGCCCGATCGGGATTTTGTCCATCCGTCCCACCGAGCCATTCATTGATTCGTGCTTCCACATAATTGATCTCGTTAATCTGAACGCCTTGCGTATTCGCATCGTCGACGCCTACAGCGAGGAAGTCAATATATCCTTTGCGAGCAAGCTTATCCAGAATGTACAGATTCGTTTTGAATTTATGTTGTCTGGTGTTGTAGTACTGTTCTTTATTAAAATACGTCGTTTCCCCATATTCCGTAGACTCTGGAGAAAGGTTATACCCGTTCACAATATCCTCGAATTCCGTAAAGGACTGGCGCTGCTGCTGCATCAGTGCACGTGATTCGTTGTAGGCATCCAATGTGAGACCATCTGCAAAAGAGGTGGTAGCGAGTCGCATAATGGTATCCATCACAAACACCGGTTTACGTGGATATTTCCCTTTAATGGTTTTGATCACATCAAGCAAACGTGTGGTGTCCTGATCATAATCAGGATATATGCCGCCTCCATCTTCACGAAGCTGACGACTGCCAATCAGCCCCCCATAAGCCAGCATATCCGAAGAGATGATGAATCCATCGACTTTGGCGGCATTTTTCAAAATGAAATCATGAATGTTGGACGGTTTCCCATACGTAGGCGTAGACGTCCCAAGCAACGTAGACCCTTCAACCGTTTTCTCGGAATCCAGACGATTTTGAATGTCACCCAGGTGCGGTGTAATGATGTGGATACCGGCTGCTTTTCCTTGTACAACGACGTCATCCAGATTCGCTGGACGATCATCCAGTGGAACATACAATACTGTTTTCATATCCGAAAACCTCCTGTTAGATAAGTTGAACTAGAGATGTTACACCTTGTCACTGCGATTGCAGTACCATCTTCCGATCGCTCTTATCCCCAGATTTTCTTGATCCCTTAGTTCAAGGGTAAAATCCGGTGCTAAAGGCGAGAGTATGCTTACGAAGTAGCTTTCTTGCAGAAAGCTTTCAACTTCGCTTCTTCAGATTGGTTCTGCACTCTCCGTTTTGGTGTAAAAATAAAATTCAACTTAATAATGTTATGTTCGTTCTCCCTTTAGTACCCGATCAGAGCAAGTGTGCAATCACCGCATAAAAAAACGACCCTTGGCTGGACCGTACATTAGCGTATGTGCTTATCGGGATAGGCCACTTGCTACTGATCCGATAATACAATCTTACATGTTTAAATCGGTCGCGCTGTCGGTTGTCCGTATGGATTACGTCTATTTGTTGTTGCTCTCACGGCGGTTAAACGTCGATTTCTTGCAGAGACTTCTGTCGGATAACCCAACAAATCCATTCCTGATGCTGTTTATATGATATAGCAGCCTTTCTAACCCTAATTACAATAAAGGATGGATACAATTATGAAAAAAAAGCTCTGGTTCTATCTGTGGATCGCTGTTACCAGTTATATGGCTGGCCCCGTTATGTATGCATTGACAATGTACACCTTTTATCAGGAAACAGATGCTCTAACTACTTCACTCATTGGATGGACCACTGCAACATTCTCATCCGTTGGTATCCTGTTTATCCTGGTCACAGTCATTCTGCTTCGAGTGCTGCACATCTATTATTTCTGGCTGCAAACTCTGCTTTTTGAGTTACTTTTCCTTGTGTTCGTCTATATGACCACTGTTCTGCTTGGGGTTGGAAACACAAGGTTACCCTCGCTCTCCTTTCCTTTTACGTCCGAAGGCATTCCCTTGTGGATGTTCTGGGGGAGTATCGCGCTTATGAGTTCCTGGGGAATATGGTCTGCGCGTCAGCCCATACGAAAATCACCATACATGCTGGCGTCCAGAGTTATTCTAATCCTGTTTATCCTTGAAATATGGCCCCGTTAAAAAGATAAAAAAGAGCACAGCCTTCTCAGGCTGTGCTCTCTTAAATGTATATTGTTGCTCACGCGATAATATAGCGAAAGTTTTCCCAGCTTTCCGGAACTGAATTTCCGTTTCTGGCATGATGGTAGAAGCTGAATGAAAATTTGAACACATGACCTCCATACCAATCGCGGGAACGTCTGTCGGTGAGCCAGTATTCCAGCTCATGTGGAAGTGCAACAGAGCGTTCTGCACGGATCAATGGCAGACGGTCAACTGGAGATTGCAGCGTCGGCATCTCCTGTTCAACATCCACATCCCGGCTCAGTCGCAGCGCCTTGACCATCGTGAGAAAAGGCGGAATGCCTTTGTGGAACAAAGCAGGGTAATCCAGTTCAAATAATATATTAAGCGCATGCCCGTAGGTTAGCATGTGGCCGATCAGATCATGATGTGCTTCTGCCTGATAGATGGTACGAAATGCGCCAAGCTCATCCAGAATCAGCCGGGACAATTGTTCCGGGCGTTCTATATCAGGGAATCCGTCTGCCTCATTTAACTTCAAGCTGCGAATTTCTTTCACCGTTGTGTTTACCCAGGATCTACCTGGAATGGTTCGTTCAAAAGAATCAATAAGCTCAACCATCTGATTCATGTCCTGCTCCGTACCCCAACCATCCAGTTCACGAATGGCTTTTAGACTAAGGGCACCATAGATGGCCTGATGGCCAACCCAGTGCAGCTCTCCAATGGTTCGATCCAGCGCTGCCGTAATACGCGCTTCGGACTCTTCTCTGGGCAAAACCTCTCCCTTCCGGGAGGTCAAGCCATCGTTCAATCCGTGCTGGCGAAGCATCGCTTTCGCCTCAGCTGTAACACTGCCCGCCGCAAGGGCAGTCAGACGATTTTCCCGCACCCAAAAATAAGCCGCAATAGCTCCCGCCCCATAATGGGCGTGCCACAAATCTCCTGTACGCTCTCGACTGGATACCATAATAGCCAGCCCTTCTTCCAACAAACGTCGATCCAACATGCCACCACCCTTCATCGATGCGAATCCTGATATACACACGACCAGCAACAGTTTTTTAGCAAAACACTCCTTTAAAGCGTTTACTTCTATAAGATGATTCAAATGGTGCACATATGACCGTTTTGCCTGCTGTTCCGCGCATTTTAGCCGATTCGAAGTCTCCCAACATCACGAATGGACACTTCCAGCGGATATATGTTAGCATTTTGCTCGGAAAAGAACCAGACTCGCTCCTTCTTCACCACAATAAACAGACCGTTCACATCCCCTATAGGGGCAAATGTATCGCTAATTGCTCTCCATCGTTTCAATCCCATCTGCTCAAGTTCATCTACCGTAGAAAGCACATCTTCCGTAACAAGTCCCACCTCACACACCTGCAGCAGATCCTTCTCCGAAAAGGCGCGGTCACTCTCGTTATGAACGGTATGATGAGCAATCAGCTCCAGAATGTTACCGACAGGATCTTCGAAATAGAGTGAATTCGAGTTCCAATTGGTTGAATAAGTTTCATCCTCACCTTCATGCCTACTTAAACGGACACGTGCCGCTGCCCACGCTTTGGCCTCCTGAAAACGATTTGCTGGAATCATCCAGGCGAAGTGGTAGAACGGATTCTGATCTGCTTCACTTCGCATGAATATCATTTTCGTTAAACCAATCTGTAGCGTGAAGGAATGTTCGGACTCTTCAGCCATGTTCAACCCCAGAGTGTTGATATAAAAGTGCTTGATGTCTTCCAATCGTGCTGTATATAATTTGACCTCTTCAAAAATCATGCTGAGCCCCCATTCACCCGACCGTGTATCTTCTCCCACTCACTCCATGGCACCATGCCGAGTTCCGGCTTCGCTTCATCCGGGAGCATCGATATGAATTCCAGGAAATGACCATCCGGATCGGTAAAATATACGGACACAGCCGGCATCCATCCAAATACGTACAACTCGCCAATATCATCATCCAGAAAGTTACGCGTCTTGATCCCTTTATCCTCAAGGTAAGTGACAGCTTGCTTCATGTCCTCCAACGATACCTGAAAAGCAAAATGCTGTCGCCGCACCTCGGAAGGGTCCTTTTGCCACAGTCCGAGCATCGCGTTGCCTTCACCGCCAATCCAGTAAAAGGAGTTCCCACGTTCCTTCTGCCCATAAGCGTGCTGCAATCCAATGATCTGTTCATAGAAATGATGGGATCTCTCCAGATCCGTTACGTTCAGATGAGTCTCAAATATGCCTTTAATCATGATAAAACCCCCTTTTCTTTTAACTCTCGGACGGCTTCCGTACAGCAGTTAACGTCTCGGCAAGGTGCAGAAATGAACCAATCACGCGTTTGATCCGATCCTCAATGTCCTGACTGCCTTCAAATTCTTCGTATCCGTCAAATGTTGCTTCAAATCTTCTGCGTTGTGCACCACCAATGGAAATCCACTCCTGCGCGTTAATACCATGCAAATTGCGAATAATCGCCTGCAGCTGCAAAAGCGAACTTACTCCCACCGCACCTCCTGCTGAGCTGATGGACAATACCGGCTTACCACTGAAATGAGCCTGGCTCAGGTGATCCAATGCATTTTTGAGTACACCGCTGATGCTGCCGTGATACTCTGGCGTAGACAGAATAATGGCATCTGCGGCAAGCATACGTGTGTTCAGGTCAGACAGATGCTGATCTTCATTCTGTTTTTCATCCGGAGCATAGAATGGGAGCGGTGTCTGATATAAATCGAACAAGCTGGCTTCATGCCCCTGACCGCTAATTACTTCCACGGCATATTCCCCTAAACGTGTACTGGTTGCATTTTTCCGATTACTGCCTGCCAAAATGATAATATTCATCTATGTCACTCTCCTTCGATTTTATATGGACATTTCATCTCTTCGTTTCAACTTTCTCTACTCTCATCTTACCTTGCTTCCACCTCGGAATCGTCGGCAGATAGACTTAACTTGTAGCACAAAAAAACTCAACCTTTGGGTTGAGTTTCTACGACTTTAGACTGAGAGTATATCGGAATGGATCAGACGACCCAACCATTTCTTACAGCATGAAGCGCGGCTTGTGTGCGATCTGCCAGTCCCAATTTGTCCAAAAGATGACTGACATGGGTTTTCACCGTTTTCTCGGTAATGATTAGTTTGATGGCGATCTCTTTATTACTCAACCCTTGTGCGATCAGCCCCAGAACCTCTCTTTCCCGACGGGTGAGCATGTCCGGTCCATGAGAAGTTTCTTTCCCTCGCCCATCCCGCTCTTGCTCTGGAAGTCGAGTAGATGTATGGGGATTAGCATGCCCAGGCAGGTCATTCATTGATTGTTCAGACGAAGCCATCACATGCATTAATTGTCCTGCTGCGGCTGGATGAAGCTCTACCTGACCTGCATGCACATTGCGGATGGCAGCGGCAAGATCCT
Above is a window of Paenibacillus sp. E222 DNA encoding:
- a CDS encoding DUF4127 family protein, giving the protein MKTVLYVPLDDRPANLDDVVVQGKAAGIHIITPHLGDIQNRLDSEKTVEGSTLLGTSTPTYGKPSNIHDFILKNAAKVDGFIISSDMLAYGGLIGSRQLREDGGGIYPDYDQDTTRLLDVIKTIKGKYPRKPVFVMDTIMRLATTSFADGLTLDAYNESRALMQQQRQSFTEFEDIVNGYNLSPESTEYGETTYFNKEQYYNTRQHKFKTNLYILDKLARKGYIDFLAVGVDDANTQGVQINEINYVEARINEWLGGTDGQNPDRAIILPDADGLGHALVARMANQLLRGGKKTRYAVKYFGPHGSTIINAYEYMNVHENVVRHVDIVGGVVVADSAYPKSDVVTDTTSDVENGNELTNAASALEASSFDMASELDRMTNRHPGKPGKKQVDIEIIAITALDQVQAAVAQLTSNSEKGLPSVLIDFVGKGPANVDVAEALLNSPYTGRVLGYSAWNTPGNKIGMAVGMGQSRYALITTETHAHGLRDAMNAQGSLLFKRFLKDYYYKAVAIADIRTYSRAHALYTNVATLADQNMVLFNSEEDYAHLQTLLRDLMQTHTATLAGKPAFAQGDVAIKQICNGKANYAEYCSALLEYANPDFIWGRAFEITLNPKVTLK
- a CDS encoding VOC family protein, with translation MIFEEVKLYTARLEDIKHFYINTLGLNMAEESEHSFTLQIGLTKMIFMRSEADQNPFYHFAWMIPANRFQEAKAWAAARVRLSRHEGEDETYSTNWNSNSLYFEDPVGNILELIAHHTVHNESDRAFSEKDLLQVCEVGLVTEDVLSTVDELEQMGLKRWRAISDTFAPIGDVNGLFIVVKKERVWFFSEQNANIYPLEVSIRDVGRLRIG
- a CDS encoding VOC family protein; translation: MIKGIFETHLNVTDLERSHHFYEQIIGLQHAYGQKERGNSFYWIGGEGNAMLGLWQKDPSEVRRQHFAFQVSLEDMKQAVTYLEDKGIKTRNFLDDDIGELYVFGWMPAVSVYFTDPDGHFLEFISMLPDEAKPELGMVPWSEWEKIHGRVNGGSA
- a CDS encoding NADPH-dependent FMN reductase gives rise to the protein MNIIILAGSNRKNATSTRLGEYAVEVISGQGHEASLFDLYQTPLPFYAPDEKQNEDQHLSDLNTRMLAADAIILSTPEYHGSISGVLKNALDHLSQAHFSGKPVLSISSAGGAVGVSSLLQLQAIIRNLHGINAQEWISIGGAQRRRFEATFDGYEEFEGSQDIEDRIKRVIGSFLHLAETLTAVRKPSES
- a CDS encoding response regulator transcription factor yields the protein MPITILLADDHAMVRRGLHVFLSTQPDMEVVGEASNGQEALEQAEQLHPDVVLMDLHMPVLDGIETARRLRSILPGIRIIVLTSFSDQDHVVPAVRAGVKGYLLKDIEPEDLAAAIRNVHAGQVELHPAAAGQLMHVMASSEQSMNDLPGHANPHTSTRLPEQERDGRGKETSHGPDMLTRREREVLGLIAQGLSNKEIAIKLIITEKTVKTHVSHLLDKLGLADRTQAALHAVRNGWVV